Genomic DNA from Candidatus Delongbacteria bacterium:
ATTCAGGGAAACTTTCAAACAAAAAAAGTATCAATGTACCTGGAGTACCGATTAAATTGCCCTACATGAATGATAAAGATAAACAAGATGTTCTTTTTGCAATAAAAAATGATTTTGATTTTATTGCAGCTTCATTTGTAAGAAATTCAACAGATTTAAAAATTCTTAGAAATTTTCTCGATGATAATGGGGGTAATTTTATTAAAATTATTTCCAAAATTGAGAATCGAGAAGGTGTTGAAAATATAGAAGAAATTATGAGAATTAGTGATGGAATTATGATAGCCCGTGGTGATATGGGTGTTGAAATTCCGTTTGAAGAATTACCTGCTATTCAAAAAAGAATTATTAGTTTATGTAATAAAGCAGGGAAGCCTGTTATTACTGCTACACAGATGCTTGATTCAATGATAAAAAATCCGAGACCTACCAGAGCTGAGATAACAGATGTTGCAAATGCAATTTATGATGGAACAAGTGCAATTATGCTTTCAGCCGAGACTTCAATTGGAAAATATCCCGTTGAAGTTATAAAAACGATGTCAAAGATTGCGTTAAGCACTGAAAGTAATATTAATTACGAAAAAAGATTCAGAAACCTAAGCGTAGACAACAATCCTAATATTACAACGGCCATTTCACACGCTACATGTTCAGCAGCTCATAATTTGAAAGCTAAAACAATTATTACTGTAACGAAATCTGGCCACACTGCTAGAATGATTTCTAAGTATAGACCTGATTGTGAAATAGTAGCTCCAACAATCTCTGAAAAAGTGTTTTATCAACTTGCTATTTCTTGGGGCGTGATACCTATAATGACTCAAGAAAAAACTTCAACAGATGAAATACTTGATCAGGCAGTAGAAAGATCTCTAGAAGATAAATATGTCAAGAATGGAGATCTTGTCATTTTAACTGGAGGATTCCCTTCTGGTATGAGTGGAACAACAAATATTCTTAAAGTTCATATTGTTGGTGATGTATTGTTACGAGCAACTGGAGCTAATAATCTTGCAGCAAGTGGTACAATTTTTGTAGCTAAAGAAGAATTGAAAAGTATGTCTGAGTTTAACAGAGGTGATATTTTAGTTCTATCTAAAACTACAAAAACAATTATACCGCTTC
This window encodes:
- the pyk gene encoding pyruvate kinase — protein: MRKTKIICTMGPATDTDSIVKEMILNGMNVARFNFSHDVHDVHKKRSDLVKKVRKVLNKPIALLLDTKGPEIRTGEYEKGSIDLLEGALFTLKCEECVGNESCVSINYIDLYKDVKVGDSILVDDGLIELIVSDIKGKDIICKVANSGKLSNKKSINVPGVPIKLPYMNDKDKQDVLFAIKNDFDFIAASFVRNSTDLKILRNFLDDNGGNFIKIISKIENREGVENIEEIMRISDGIMIARGDMGVEIPFEELPAIQKRIISLCNKAGKPVITATQMLDSMIKNPRPTRAEITDVANAIYDGTSAIMLSAETSIGKYPVEVIKTMSKIALSTESNINYEKRFRNLSVDNNPNITTAISHATCSAAHNLKAKTIITVTKSGHTARMISKYRPDCEIVAPTISEKVFYQLAISWGVIPIMTQEKTSTDEILDQAVERSLEDKYVKNGDLVILTGGFPSGMSGTTNILKVHIVGDVLLRATGANNLAASGTIFVAKEELKSMSEFNRGDILVLSKTTKTIIPLLKAASAIITEEDDPQSQAVLVGMALDIPVLYNASDATEILKSGTIATVDSGKGEVSKGIR